The genomic region acagggctgccatcctcCCAGTCAATTGCTGAACTTCTTTAACTGAgtttgggctcctcatggcgatgatggctgcacacttatcagggttcgcctctatccccctctcagtgagcataaatcccaagaacttccctgcctctacgccaaaaacacacttttatgggtttaatttgaggcggtactttgatatggtagcaaacagctcttccagatccGCTGCGTGCTGCCCTCTCTCGTGCgaagtcaccaccatgtcatctacgtaggcctgcacgttccttcccagcataggtggaaggaccttgtccattagcctttggtaggtggagcctgcattcttcaacccaaatggcattaccttataacagtaactgcatgtctccgtcatgaacgtcGTTTTACTCCCATCCcttggatgcatcttgatctgattgtaacctgagaatgcatataagaaactcagcatcttgcagcccgaggcgttatccaccaacgcgtcgatgttGGGCAGCAGGTACAAAtctttggggcacgccttgttcaaatctgtgaagtcgacgcacatcctccacttcccattcgccttcttcactagcactacgttggccagccactcagggtattgtataTCCCTAATGTGCCCGGCGCTTAGCAACTTCTGTGTCTCTTCCTTCACGACGAGGCATcgttcttcgttgaacttcctccttctctgtcgAACAGGGCGAATCTTGGCGTCCATGGtaagatggtggcacaaaaaatctgggtcgatgcctgACATGTCCGTAGCAGTCCACGCGAATGCATCTAAGTGGCGTGAGATCACTGCTGCCACTTCACCTTGCTCTTCCTAGCTCAACAAGCGTCCCAATTTGAACACCTTACCCACTATCTGCCTTTCCACCACATTGTCTACTGGTTGGGGTCGCCTATCCCGCACGCTCTCTGCTCGAGACTCGCTTTTGTGATCCTCTTCTGTTGGCGTCGCCCTATCGGATGCATCCGAGCCTCTTCTTGATCAGATTTGATCACAATCACCTTGCCACTTAgatctggcaacttcatcttcatgtggcagGTGGAGGACACCGCCCTTAGCGATTCAGCACCGGTTTGCCCAAtaagatgttgtaggctgaacTGGCATTCACAACTAAGTACCGAATGCTCTCGGTACTGGCTCTTCCTCCCTGTCGCGGCCTCATGGACCCTGGCGGGTTGTGCACGCGTCTGTGCTCTTGGGCGTGCGGGCGCAACACTCGTGCGTTTCTCATATACTTCACCCTCAGAGGCGATGTGTGCCACcgcgcgacgccttatctcagcAAAAGTCTTGGGGCAGTTGAGGATGATTGACTCGCAGAAAGGCCGGgggcgtacacgatcatgggttcTTCTGTGGTGCCAACCTTCTTCACTTGTGCCCTAAAGCGGTTTATGTTTTTCTTCAAGGTCTCGCCTTGatattgcttcacgtcgaacaagtcgtaTGAAACTAAGGGTGGAGCCCTGTTGGCTAGGTACTGCtatcttaaagcgcatttaaagcgtataaaaacgttCCACGTGTTTAAAacgtttaaagcatttaaagggCTTTAAAGCGTACGAAACGTAAACTAAATCAatgcgtaccttagcgaactttcaGGAAATCATTGATGTTCCAATGATTATTGCCACGtattcttctgacttgatcgttactATTCGTGTAGGGCCTTACAAtgtcgtaacccaacttagggataatccatcgtgtaagtcctccGTTCTCGAAGTGCATCCAGTTCAAAGGGGTGActtttctgggtgccaactcatgcaccccaacctctagtcactcgccctgggagcgtatctacctttctctcgtaccatgcacgtggttctcccctgggcgtggccctcttaTGGGTTGTATCTGTCCTAGGGTCTCTTagcggtggcgtgggtacttcacgagtcaggttacacCCTACtagtactagaactatggccttgaagtcacctttctcttctctttattactgttctgaggtactgaggactctcgcggtgtcgccccctccacggtctttcctacccatgggtatcggggggtggcacCGTTGATGCCTTAACCTTGCAatgcctacacctggcgacgcctcatctaggcgacgcctacacctggcgacgcctcacctcGTTGATGCCTTACCTCTGCGACgcctcaccttggcgacgccttcagcggtcaacctgttgactttcttcccttgGGCCCCCTTGAGAGGTCCTAACATACGTTAACTTTggctttgactttgactttggtcaacgttcggggacgggacggtacattaCTAAATTATAGTAATGTCACTTCTCATTCTCTTTTTTTAACActctagcaagaaacaccacaCCACATTCTTCTCTCACATTCCTCTACTCTTATTTCCTTTGGCTGATTTAAATCTGTGTTATACTCGCTTCTCTATCCAAATGAAGAGTACTAACTCGGATAGATCCAAATATACTTCAAATTTAAGACTTCATTCCCTAGATCTTTAGAATGATTATCCTAAGACCAACTTGATAaccaaaaattttaaatataaaattcctTATTTTGTATTAGAGAAAGGACAAGATCTCTaacataaaaaactattttttttacagaaattctaaaaatgttcaaaataataataataaaatatttaaattattttcgattaaaatagttaaatctACCAAAAATAATTGAAATCTTGCGTGTTTAATCTACTGCAATTGGACATGGATTTTAAAATTGTGGGTGGTTAGATGGGATATGatagtataataataaataaagcaTGGGGTGTGATTATAAGACGAAAACAATCAGAAATTTTGCAAAACCTAAACCATGAGCGTCTCCGGGAAAGTAGAAAACAACACAGACAACATGGCAATGGCGACAAATATGGAGAATAAGGTTGCACGGAAAGAAGATGAAGTGTGTGTGTGCCGTGTCCCGAAATCCTTGAGCAGCGACCACCCAGAAGCTTTCACCCCTCACTTTGTGGGCCTTGGACCCTACCATCATACCCGTTTTGATCTCACCATGACAGATGAACTCAAGCTAGCTGCAGCAAGGAGGATCCTCAATCACGCCTTCGAAATCCACGTCTCCGATGTTCAACCTTTCTACCACCAAGAAGCCTTCACCTCCTACGGCTACAAGGGTGACCAGATCCTCCGTGATATCACCATCGATGGCTTATTCTTGTTGGCTTTACTCTACCGGAGTCTTGATGCCCAACCTCACCAACACACTTACTTCTTAACGGGAAAACACGGCATGCCCTTCGTCAACACCTTTGGTGTAGAGTTGACCATCCACGCTATCATCAGGGACATTTTCATGGTCGAGAACCAAATTCCCACCCATCTCCTTCACCAAATCAACCAAGCCAGCACCCACCTCGAAATTCAATCACATGATTTGGGTGCAAAAATGCAAATTTTCTGTCAACACTACTGTCCACTCGTCAACTTCGAAAAACCCTCCAAAAACACAGAAGAGCATGCTCATTTGTTGGATCTCATGTACCATATGGTAGCACCTAAGCCCGACCCCAACTCTGCACCCAAACCTAAGCCTAAACCTAAGGCTGACCCCGACCCTAGGCCAGATACAGCGACGAATGAGAACCCCGAGTCTGCGGCAGTGACGACTGAGAAGCCTAAGTGTACGGCAGTGACGACTGAGAAGCCCGAGTCTGTGTTAGTGACGATTGAGATGCCCGAGTCTCCGGATAAGCCCGCGGGTTATACGGAAAACGGCGAGAGCCCAGAGAAGAGTGATAGTAAGACAAAGACAAGCAGATgcttttacatatttttgtttttcatgatCATAGGCTTAATTTTGTGGTATTTCCTTTGTTTCATCGGGAAAATAATTTTGGGGGTGTTACGTATTCTATATGGTATTCTTAAAAGCGTGTCATCAGTGTTTGTGAAACTGTCAACTTCATTTCTCCCTCTGGTTGATGACACTATGAAGGTACTACCCTCGTCTCAACGAGAAAAGATTACACCATTCATCAACAACGCTAAGCAATCAGGTGAAACAATACGGCGGCACTTCTTTGGGGAAAAGGATACACGTCCCGCTGTTACAATCCAATCCGTGACAGAACTGGATGGTGCTGGGATTCATTTCAAACCCGCGAAAGGTGGCATAAAAGACCTTAAATTCGACGAGGGAACGAAACAATTGTTTTTGCCTGTTATCCAATTGGATGAGAACTCAGAGGTGATAATGAGAAACCTGGTGGCGTACGAGTCATTGACTAGACCCACTTACTTAATCTTCACAAGGTACGTTGAAATAATGAGAGCTATCATCGACACTCCTAAGGATGTGAATCTGTTGGTGAATAAGCAAATCATTGTGACAGAGCTGAGTGATAAAGTGGTGGCAGATCTTTTCAATGGGATGAGTGTATCCATTAGGCCTACCAACACTCCTGAACTGGAACAAGTGATTAAGAAAGTGAAAACAAAGTTCGAAGAAAGCGAGTggctaaagaaggtggcggtgGAGTATGCATATTCTTCTTGGAAAATCCTGACAATTATTGCGGCTCTTTCATTTTTTGTTCTGACGGCTGTGCAAACCTATTGCTCTATTTATGACTGCGCTTCTCGTTCCTCATCAACATTTGGGACACTTCCAGCAGTATCGGATGATGGTTTAATAAGTTCTATGTAAGTGTATGAGTATAGTAGTTCTTCTGTGTGCATGTGCGCCATATGTGTGTACTCTGTTCTCATTTGCAAAAGTCAAATAATGAAAGTTGTGTTTGGGCTCTACCAAGTATTCATTCAGCTATCAGGCTGGTGACCAAAAGTAGGACTTTTTTATTAGCattttttcttacaaaaatGGGTTTGTGGTTAGGACTTTCCCAACTTGGTAATATTTTAAAGCGATCACATTTCGATGGCTTTTTTATTAGCattttttcttacaaaaatGGGTTTGTGGTTAGGACTTTCCcaacttattaatattttaaagcgATCAcatttggataaaaaaatgttttatactCACCCTacatttcaataaatattaatattttaattatttataaaaaatttataattttgaaacatttgtaaaaaaaattataattttgaaacatttgtattttcattaaggaagttttttttttttttttaaatttttttattaatatttattgtggACGTAGGATGGTAGGATGGAGCAAGGGTCAAAATATCATATAATAAAGACTAAAAGTGACTCATGCTAGTAAAAAACCGAAAATGATTGTTTGACATACTGCGCCTTGCGCCTGTATACAACCAAAGTATGTGGCAGATTTGATGACATGGCAAAGGGTAAATGtgtcttttcattttaaaattaaaaataaggttAAAGAAAATGGTTGTTGATTCGAATGAAGCCCCCAAATCAGAAATGTGGTGGGAGCTTTCACCTTTAATTTCTATTGTCCGAAATGTGGTTTTAGGGTTGTTCCATTCCGCCTTCACTTGGCAGTGGTTTTTATGCTTGCTTTGATTGCGTCTTCATTTCGCCTTTCTGGGGCATTTATAGTTCATTTTGCTGTGCGAATTTGGGTCTTCAAAGGAGTGTGAATTGAGGCTTCAAAAGAGGTGATTTCGCCTTCAATTCGCAATGGGGTTTTAGGGTTGGTTCAATTGCATCTTGAAATCGCATATTTAGGGCAGTTGGAGTTCATTTTGCAGTGCGATTTTGGGGCTTTAAGAAAGGTATGTTTTCGTttggtttagggttttttttttttgcattatggTTGCGATTTTGGTCTCTGGTTTTGTAATTGGTTGGCATTCACTCACTAGCGCAAAAATGCTAAACAAGggcggctattttacatttacaatggcggctatagagccgcatttgatcagcaggcattcgtaaatcaaagacggctatatagccgcatttgtaaatattatttataaggGCGGTTATTTCTAGTAGTCGCATTTGTATATGCTTATGAATCAGGTGATAGGGTTTAGGGGTAtagcatttacaaatgcggctttggtaatagccgcatttgtaaatcatgcgctggatttataaatgcggctatggtaaatagccGCACTTGTGGTTTTTTTTAGTGCAATCTGTTTAGTGTTAATCCCATATAAATTAACCTGTTCAATTATATATACCCAGCcagaaaaatacataaattcagagaatcaaatatatattgatcaaaatgtacattacaaacacaaatcaaattacatataatccctacactattgatcaactatcctagagttataaaaatttatgaaatatgtggaccaagaatgtctCACCTATGCTATGGCATCCGAAGTCATTGGTGCTTCATCCGTGAAGAACTGCATTTCAAAATatggttgacataaattagttttaagatacatatatgttcaagaattataaaaataatttaacatatcatgttacctctttccaatcacttttaaggcccagtcttacaatggtaatcatccattgcataacgtaatagccacactcatagtttcctggttgtttattacactataatccaacaaaaagtaaaagttagtatattgataaacaatgataagagaaagaaaaaaaattacaaacttttattcttatccagttcaaattatttgaactagatcgaccttttaggatgttatatccacgtcatgaactggttaatacaaaaaacctcgttagtagatggttaattagtaacatacaaagttaactttatagtgtacttacgtatcaattatattcttaaaatttgtggatatcttcttgtgtagggaacacaACCAAacaacagtcttatcaaccattgataagacaagtaattaccaatgatgcctatatcatccatgaaaagagttagtaaatatttaaaacatgaaatactaataattgacaacatataattaaactcactcattaatataaggacataaataaatttgttttccctctttttccaaggtgttagtgatgtatgcttagGTCTCATATGAccttggtccaacgggattagtatatacatgatctaagaatccatacacatttCCCTTCTCCTTAGTGAGATAGActccatgcaaaaacctacaagttattagttaaagcataatcaataataatttaacataaagtaaattgaaatataggtaaaaatacttacatcataaaaaattgaattatatttatattgagctcctgattcCCAGCTATAAATTctaataaatctgtgttgtacatgaacagtggcagttcagtgtttatttgaaaaaacataTCATCCCACAGAACTTCAAAAGGATGATGGTCAATATGACTAGCAACTAGACCTAAGGAAGCTATAtgatcgtcaactggaacctcatgCTTCTTCTCCGGACTTGGTTTATGAAgaggtttctacaaaataaagaacatttgtattaaattatatgtaatatataaatataaatattgtaccgccctggtagtcgggagtgatgacgtggcatcctgctacagtataggcgtgttggcaaggcgccaggctggcagaagggaaggaagtcggggggctcgtgaagccgccagttattaagttggcgtgttccgatctccagcatatcagaataggcgatcaccgggttaaatacgaagtcgccagatgtgaactcgggcgaccaagcagttggagatcgccggagaaagcacatcgccgaagatgaaggagaagcaaattatgaaggcggccggcgagaccacagggaaggtgtataaggacaccctaactcgccaactccagtagagatcgcactcccaagttagctatgcactgggcagtaccatgcataagtaacttagccaaaatgagagtagaagcagcgccaagtcaaggaggctccagatcatggcacgtgtacgactggatgcaagccacgtgtccaggtctgtaactgccaggagagagaaaacaaccaggtatataagagttctcaacaaactttctgaggtacgcacgttcagtttatactctttacgcttgcgagttgtagagctgactgtgagagaggatttgcacggttcttgttctcttagtatttggtgattcggtcactgacttgagcgttggagtgcgatcggccgcagcggcgccgctctgtttctttgcaggttcttgaggtggatctcgaagaggaacggaggtgagaagcggtgcgcacgtcgatcctttgacgaggcagtttccaacgttccggtcaacaggcaggatcatcaggcgcccaccgtggggtcgtgtaaaacttgctcccatccacagcgtgagttcttggaggttttcgaagttttctgcgtggttgtgtgctggtgcaaccatcgttcgctgtttgcttgagtttcgttcggtgaattcgcgttttataccgttcgtttggcttttcgatcggtggagtgaggtttcctACTGTTTACACGTAatttgtttggtggaagttcgagttctttcgctcgtttggttgtccgtggggaagcggtggtttctggtgaagttgtggttttctttgaaggtttacggtgttcttgagttttcttgcgcagtttcgcactgttttctccgattgatcgctgattcgatcgtggttgaagtgtcgttcgctgcattctgaGATTCGCTgggttcatgagaaaaatgagaagcaatcgttcaagtccagttgcgcccgttgctgccgaaggcgccgccgccatgaccatggcgcagatggcagaaatgatgcgttcgttgcaggcaactgtggaagcctcacgcgcagagcaggcgagaatgcatgaggacctggtcgccgctcgcgccaggaacgaggagcttagcaaggtgactgaggagctgcatcaagctcttcaggagcagcaagggcgttcttctgctgaagaggtggcgccgtcgacgccacctcgtgttttccctatgccttttgttcaggcgattactgacacgcctattcccacgagcgtggttccggttaaggctgtctttaccggcgtagaggatccagaggctcatctaaccacgttccatacgcagatgatgctgtcgggagggtcagacgccgtctactgcaagatgttcgtgagtacgctccaaggaacggcgatggagtggtttgtgagcctgcctaacggccacataaccaattttcaacagttctcgaagatttttgtcgagcagtacatcgtgaataaggcaccgcccagggtgtcttatgatctgtttgatataaggcagtaccatggagagtccctcagagattacctgaatcgctttggagcgcagatggtcagatcgtcgaccaaggatgaagagatgctggtctatgccttcaagaagggcgtgcagccaggaccattctgcgaggccttgatcagggctcaccccgcgacgtttgctgaagtcaggcgacttgcggtggctcacatagCCGAcaagagtgaagtcgccgagaagagaggaagcgtggctcccgccaggccacgcgcccagaccaggatccagccgcagagggtgctggaaacagcggcggcggccaggaaggaccagaggactcgccatccttacgacaggaggaacaagggaaggagccaggggcgccagcaaccagcacgccgggaatacaatcgcccgcctaagcacaagtttgtcatgggactagcggatctaatcgccattcctaatatatctgctaggttgaaagcgcctgagaaggtgggcgacaaggtgctggggtcaaagccggatgcctggtgtgagtttcaccaaggttttggccacactttggactcgtgtttgtctttgggatatcagctcgacgatctggttaagagcgggttcctaaatgactatctgctggacaggaggacggggggagcgtcgagttcccagccagcaggtggagaagcccagcaacacgagatgcctatccacggggagatccacaccattgcagggggcttctcaggtggtggatgcaccgcatcgcagaggaagaagtacgcgcgatcggtgatgacagtggatatgtttgaagatcactcgccggaagtggacattacgttcaccaaacaggatcttcgggacgttgtgccccatgacaacgatcccatagtcatttcgttggttacagcgggaaggaaggtccacagagttctggtggaccaaggaagctcggcagacgtaatgttctggccgactttcacgcagctggagttgccccttgaccagctaaggccctatggagggtgtctatatgggttcgctagtgaccaggtggaggtcagggggtacattgagctgagaaccacgtttacagatgaggctgggtcaaggacggagaaaatcaagtacctcatcgtaaacgctccttcagcatacaacatcctgttgggaaggcccacgcttaacaggataggcgccatcccgttgactcggcacatgaaggtaaatttgccgtccatggaaggggtggtgatcacgatcaagtctgatcagaaagaagcgaaaaagtgctatgagaatagcctgaaaaacaagagatcagtgagttatgtaacaaccaccccacctcccggtgtgaagcccagatcgacggtaacagaggaggccgccggaagagacgtggagatggtggacgctgagctgggggagaagaatgctggtctggaggaggaagaggagcggaatcgccctgaggaagcgagggagcagggaatcgccagggcggtgatcgccagagaatccaggccaaaacccgtcgagcagtggctcgaaaaggagatcggaggaaagatcttcaggctgggaagatctctggaggtcgagctccaggaccagatcgccgaggtgattgagcggcatctggacgcgtttgcatggtccgcttcggacatgcccgggattgatcccgacttcttgtgccatcatctggcgatggacaatttggtgagaccggtgcgacaaaggagaagaaagttcaacgaggagaggaagcaggcgatcagggacgaaacacagaaactcctcgctgcaggccacatcagggaagtccagtaccctgagtggctggcaaatgtcgtgctggtgaagaagagtaacgggaaatggcgcatgtgcgtcgacttcaccgacctgaacaaagcttgcccaaaggattcgtatcctttaccaagcatagatgccctggtcgatagtgctgcagggtgtaagttgctgagtttcctggatgccttctcaggatataatcagatcaagatgcatcccatggatgaagagaagacagccttcatgacggagagatcgtgctattgctataaggtgatgccgtttgggctgaagaacgcggggccacataccagaggctgatggatcgagtacttgcaccaatgctgggaaggaacgtgcaagcgtacgtcgatgacatggtcgtgacctcgcaggaaaaaagtaaacacgttgcagacttggaagaattgttcacgacgatcgccaagttcaagttaaagctcaatccggagaaatgcattttcggcgtggaggctggaaagtttttgggtttcctcttgactgaaagaggaatagaagccaacccagacaagtgtgccaccatcttggcgatgaggagcccagctacggtaaaagaagtccagcagctaacaggtcggatggcagccctatctcgcttcgtgtcagctagcggagaaaaggggcatccctattttcagtgtctgcggcgcaataataagtttgtttggacgaaagagtgcgaggaagctttcgtcaaactgaaggagtatctggcgagcccgccggttctgtgcaaaccgctggtgggaatccctctcaggttgtattttgatgtaactgagagggcggtgagtgcggtgctcgcccaggatcaagatcaggctcagaagcctatctattttgtgagcaaggtgttgcagggccccgaaacgagatatcaggccctggagaaggctgcgctggctgtggtgttttcggcgaggaggttgcgccactacttccatagtttcacaatactggtgatgactgacctgcccatccagaaggtcttgaagaaacccgacgttgcgggaaggatggtgaagtgggcagtagaattgtcagagtttgatattaaatatgagccccgaggcccgatcaaggggcaaatctttgcagatttcgtggttgagctctcatcagaggcgacgcgggttgaaggagacgatttccgttgggtactttcagtggatggatcgtcgaaccagcagggcagcggtgctggagtcatattggaaggacccaacggcgtgctgatcgaacaatctctgaggttcgccttcaaagccagcaacaatcaagcagagtatgaggcgctgatcgctaggattctgctggccaaggagatgggagctagggtgctgatggctaagagtgactcactGCTAGTCatagggcaagtaacaggcgagttccaggctaaagatccacaaatggcggcttacttggcgtacgtgcaggaattgaagagttcctttgcctcctttgaagtagtacatgtacccagagagcagaatgcccgagctgacttgctagctaagctcgccagctcaggcaagggatgtaggcagaggacggtgattcaagaaactctgaagacgccgagagcatttgtggcagatcacctggtccttcagatcagcaagtcgacggagaacgccgcgagaagccataagtccctgacgcaagaaactatgagatcgccgagaattagagcatgccgaggagagaaggtgaatgtgatacaggtctgcgctacccatgagccagacacttggataacacagtacaagcggtgcctggcagatggccttctcccgctggatccgactgaggctaggaaggtaaagaagaattctagcaagtacaccctgattgatggcgatctgtacaggtttgggttcactcacccgctcctggaatgtatatacggcgagaagtgcacgagaatcatggcggagctccacgaaggtatatgcggaagccacgtcgggggtcgagctctggccgcgaggactctccgtgcaggatactactggccatccatgagagaagattgcaagaagtatgcccaatgttgtaaacaatgccagcagcacgccgattggcataaggcgcctcccgaggagttgaagtcgatttatagcccttggccatttcatacctggggaatcgacatcctgggacctttcccgctggcgatcaggcagatgaagtacttggtggtggcgattgaata from Phaseolus vulgaris cultivar G19833 unplaced genomic scaffold, P. vulgaris v2.0 scaffold_24, whole genome shotgun sequence harbors:
- the LOC137817264 gene encoding putative UPF0481 protein At3g02645, with protein sequence MSVSGKVENNTDNMAMATNMENKVARKEDEVCVCRVPKSLSSDHPEAFTPHFVGLGPYHHTRFDLTMTDELKLAAARRILNHAFEIHVSDVQPFYHQEAFTSYGYKGDQILRDITIDGLFLLALLYRSLDAQPHQHTYFLTGKHGMPFVNTFGVELTIHAIIRDIFMVENQIPTHLLHQINQASTHLEIQSHDLGAKMQIFCQHYCPLVNFEKPSKNTEEHAHLLDLMYHMVAPKPDPNSAPKPKPKPKADPDPRPDTATNENPESAAVTTEKPKCTAVTTEKPESVLVTIEMPESPDKPAGYTENGESPEKSDSKTKTSRCFYIFLFFMIIGLILWYFLCFIGKIILGVLRILYGILKSVSSVFVKLSTSFLPLVDDTMKVLPSSQREKITPFINNAKQSGETIRRHFFGEKDTRPAVTIQSVTELDGAGIHFKPAKGGIKDLKFDEGTKQLFLPVIQLDENSEVIMRNLVAYESLTRPTYLIFTRYVEIMRAIIDTPKDVNLLVNKQIIVTELSDKVVADLFNGMSVSIRPTNTPELEQVIKKVKTKFEESEWLKKVAVEYAYSSWKILTIIAALSFFVLTAVQTYCSIYDCASRSSSTFGTLPAVSDDGLISSM